The Fictibacillus arsenicus genome contains a region encoding:
- a CDS encoding metal-sensitive transcriptional regulator, with amino-acid sequence MEYTQEMKNRLRRIEGQIRGVLRMLEEEQDCKAVITQLSASRTAIDRTIGLIVGTNLEQCLRDQMKNGEEMNSDLVKEAVQLLVKSR; translated from the coding sequence TTGGAATACACACAAGAAATGAAAAATCGTCTAAGAAGAATTGAGGGGCAAATTCGTGGTGTCTTGCGTATGTTAGAAGAAGAGCAAGATTGTAAAGCCGTTATCACACAGCTTTCTGCCTCACGAACTGCTATTGATCGTACGATTGGATTAATTGTCGGCACGAACCTTGAGCAATGCTTGCGTGATCAAATGAAAAACGGAGAAGAAATGAACTCCGATCTTGTAAAAGAAGCCGTTCAGCTTCTTGTAAAAAGCCGCTAA